A genome region from Oncorhynchus clarkii lewisi isolate Uvic-CL-2024 unplaced genomic scaffold, UVic_Ocla_1.0 unplaced_contig_335_pilon_pilon, whole genome shotgun sequence includes the following:
- the LOC139401859 gene encoding dexamethasone-induced Ras-related protein 1-like, translated as MIKNISPSENEFNIPAKNCHRMVILGSTKVGKTAIISRFLNKKVDDQYTPTIEDFHRKLYSIRGDAYQLDILDTSGNHPFPAMRRLSILTGDVFILVFSLDNRDSFQEVQRLKRQIYETKSCLKNKTKENVDVPIVICGNKCDREFNREVQNEEIEKLVAGDEQCAYYEISAKRNTNVEQMFQTLFTMAKLPNEMSPDSHRKVSLQFCEVLQNSRRKSFRNKKFKDGEAYGIVATFARRPSVQSDLMYIKEKATGCSQGKEKDRCTIC; from the exons ATGATTAAAAATATATCTCCTTCCGAGAACGAGTTTAACATCCCGGCCAAAAACTGCCACAGGATGGTGATTCTAGGATCCACAAAAGTTGGCAAGACGGCAATCATCTCTCGGTTTCTGAATAAAAAAGTCGACGACCAGTACACGCCAACAATCGAGGACTTTCATAGGAAATTATACAGCATTCGGGGAGATGCGTACCAGTTGGACATTCTGGACACCTCTGGAAACCATCCTTTCCCCGCTATGAGGAGGCTCTCTATCCTTACTG GTGATGTTTTTATCTTGGTGTTTAGTCTGGATAACAGAGACTCATTCCAAGAGGTCCAGCGCCTGAAGCGTCAAATTTACGAAACCAAGTCCTGCCTGAAAAACAAAACCAAGGAGAACGTAGATGTCCCGATAGTTATCTGTGGGAACAAGTGTGACCGGGAGTTTAACCGGGAGGTTCAGAATGAGGAGATTGAGAAGCTGGTGGCTGGTGATGAACAGTGTGCCTACTATGAGATCTCTGCAAAACGGAACACTAATGTCGAACAGATGTTTCAGACTCTTTTTACCATGGCTAAACTGCCCAACGAGATGAGCCCGGACTCTCACCGCAAAGTTTCCTTACAGTTTTGCGAAGTACTGCAAAACAGCAGAAGAAAATCTTTCAGAAATAAGAAATTCAAAGACGGCGAGGCATACGGGATTGTGGCAACGTTTGCGCGCCGACCAAGCGTGCAAAGTGACTTAATGTATATCAAAGAGAAAGCTACTGGCTGCAGCCagggaaaagagaaagacagatgcaCCATCTGCTAA